A stretch of the Bacillus anthracis str. Vollum genome encodes the following:
- a CDS encoding GH25 family lysozyme, whose product MKKKLFIRGIFILVSVMSVVAYLVFQGIFIPNQISADRYEIKGVDVASYQGDIDWRELEKQNMKFAFIKATEGSAFVDKYFSKNWTNANKTSMRVGAYHFFSFDSKGETQAEQFIRNVPKYKQALPPVIDVEFYANKKDNPPKREDVTKELSVMIEMLEKHYGKKVILYATQEAYDLYIKDAYPQCDIWIRSVLTKPSLSDERKWTFWQYTNRGKLSGYNGKEKYIDLNVFYGNEEEFENYGMKD is encoded by the coding sequence GTGAAAAAGAAGCTTTTTATAAGAGGAATCTTTATCTTAGTTAGTGTAATGAGTGTTGTCGCTTACTTAGTTTTTCAGGGTATATTCATTCCGAATCAAATAAGTGCGGATAGGTATGAAATAAAAGGTGTAGATGTTGCGTCATATCAAGGGGATATAGATTGGAGAGAGTTGGAAAAGCAAAATATGAAGTTTGCGTTTATAAAGGCTACTGAAGGAAGCGCGTTTGTGGATAAGTACTTTTCTAAAAATTGGACGAATGCGAATAAAACAAGTATGCGCGTCGGAGCGTATCATTTTTTTAGTTTTGATAGTAAGGGTGAAACACAAGCAGAGCAATTTATACGAAATGTTCCAAAATATAAACAAGCACTGCCACCCGTAATTGATGTTGAGTTTTACGCTAACAAAAAAGATAATCCGCCTAAGCGTGAAGATGTTACGAAAGAGTTGTCGGTCATGATTGAAATGCTAGAAAAACATTACGGTAAGAAAGTAATATTGTATGCAACTCAAGAGGCGTATGATTTATATATAAAGGATGCGTATCCTCAATGTGATATATGGATTCGTAGTGTTCTTACAAAACCGAGTTTATCTGATGAAAGAAAGTGGACGTTTTGGCAATACACGAACCGTGGGAAACTAAGTGGTTATAATGGAAAAGAAAAGTATATTGATTTAAATGTATTTTATGGGAATGAGGAAGAGTTTGAGAATTATGGAATGAAAGATTAA
- a CDS encoding MazG nucleotide pyrophosphohydrolase domain-containing protein produces the protein MNIVEFQRYVLNFSKEKGFQDTTIEERAMYTMAELGELAEVILKRDKIQDSKREIGLEMFDVIWNVCDLANKLEIDLEKAFEEKMRINKKREW, from the coding sequence ATGAATATTGTGGAATTCCAGAGATATGTATTAAATTTCAGTAAAGAAAAAGGATTTCAAGATACTACAATTGAAGAACGTGCAATGTATACAATGGCGGAATTAGGTGAATTAGCGGAAGTTATATTAAAGCGTGATAAAATACAAGATTCGAAAAGAGAGATTGGTTTAGAAATGTTTGATGTCATTTGGAATGTATGTGATTTAGCAAATAAGTTAGAAATTGATTTGGAGAAAGCATTTGAAGAAAAAATGAGGATAAATAAAAAACGTGAATGGTAA
- a CDS encoding DUF3784 domain-containing protein — translation MTLFASPSLFILAIISFALAYFIGVKQYTWLLSGFNERRVPDKVKLSKIVGLYNLTAGVITTIGSVFSTPNVKILVPIIIIGHVIIAAYVNTRMVH, via the coding sequence ATGACTCTCTTCGCTTCTCCATCATTATTCATACTTGCAATCATTTCATTTGCACTAGCTTATTTCATCGGAGTAAAACAATACACTTGGCTCTTATCAGGATTCAATGAACGCCGCGTGCCAGATAAAGTGAAGTTATCCAAAATAGTTGGCCTTTATAATTTAACTGCCGGTGTTATCACCACAATTGGTAGTGTCTTTTCTACTCCTAATGTCAAAATCTTAGTTCCTATCATTATAATTGGACACGTTATAATCGCTGCTTATGTAAACACACGTATGGTGCATTGA
- a CDS encoding serine hydrolase domain-containing protein, with amino-acid sequence MKLKSNNIYEKMNQYSVVGLSLAVIRDGKLDETAAFGTLESGTNRTVTIDSIFNSCSISKFITTILILTLSDLKIVHLDEDVNDRLTSWNIPTNLFTSQKKVTLRNLLSHQSGIIDPPNSFEHYLLAQGQPNMSELLAGKTLYCSVPIEVTYKPESEFHYSDANFCIIEILLEDITGKPFNLLLEESIFQPLQMKNSTIFSPEDIDKTDAFACGHNKDGTVTNEKYPFYPFAAASGIWTTPTDLSALVIEIIHSLQGKGKLKLSQKTVQDMISPQGCSKWTGLGVFLDDLNEDLQIYSLGWGVGFQCMMICYPYRGNGAIIMTNADLGVHQMEGIIGDVLKTLSL; translated from the coding sequence ATGAAATTAAAAAGTAACAATATATACGAAAAAATGAACCAATATTCTGTTGTAGGTTTAAGTCTTGCTGTTATACGCGACGGCAAACTAGATGAAACAGCTGCTTTCGGAACGCTTGAATCCGGAACTAATAGAACTGTCACTATAGATTCCATATTCAATTCTTGTTCTATTAGTAAATTTATCACCACAATTCTCATACTAACATTATCCGATCTCAAAATCGTACATTTAGACGAAGACGTTAATGATAGACTCACATCTTGGAACATCCCTACTAATCTATTTACTTCACAGAAAAAAGTCACATTGCGAAACTTGTTAAGTCACCAATCTGGAATCATTGATCCTCCTAATAGCTTTGAACATTATCTACTTGCACAAGGGCAACCAAACATGTCTGAACTCCTTGCCGGTAAAACATTATATTGCTCCGTACCTATTGAAGTAACTTATAAACCAGAAAGCGAATTTCACTACTCGGATGCAAACTTTTGTATAATCGAAATACTACTTGAAGATATAACTGGAAAGCCATTCAACCTTTTACTAGAAGAATCTATATTTCAACCACTGCAAATGAAGAATAGTACAATCTTCTCTCCTGAAGACATAGATAAAACCGATGCTTTTGCTTGCGGACATAATAAAGATGGCACCGTTACAAATGAGAAGTATCCATTTTATCCATTCGCAGCTGCTTCAGGTATTTGGACAACACCAACTGACTTATCAGCTTTAGTTATTGAAATCATTCATTCCTTACAAGGAAAAGGCAAACTAAAACTTTCTCAAAAAACAGTACAAGATATGATTTCTCCTCAAGGTTGCTCAAAATGGACTGGCTTAGGTGTTTTTCTAGATGATTTGAATGAAGACTTACAAATTTATTCACTCGGATGGGGCGTTGGATTTCAATGTATGATGATATGCTATCCATACCGAGGTAATGGCGCTATTATAATGACGAACGCTGACTTAGGTGTTCATCAAATGGAAGGGATTATTGGTGACGTTTTAAAAACGTTATCGTTATAA
- a CDS encoding flavin-containing monooxygenase, whose product MKDLIIIGAGQAGLTMGYYLKQEGYNFLLLEAGNRVGDSWRNRYDSLQLFTPRSYSSLPGMALIGEKNEFPYKDEIATYLEEYARHFQLPVQLQTEVLKIRKEKGIFELHTSTEILQTKKVIIATGGFQQPFIPSVSANLSSHVFQIHSSQYKSPSQIPQGKVLVVGGGNSGMQIAVEFAKTHEVTMSISHPLTFLPLHLFRKSIFNWLDKLGLLYAEVNTKRGKWFQKRKDPIFGFEGKELIRNGAIQLQEKVVSASENNIMFQNGETYSAESIIWSTGFIQNYNWIEIEKVVNENGLPNHIKGISPVRGLYYIGLPWQSQRGSALICGVGKDAAYLLSEIKKIDQ is encoded by the coding sequence GTGAAAGACCTAATTATTATTGGAGCGGGGCAAGCTGGATTAACAATGGGATATTACTTGAAGCAAGAAGGGTATAATTTTTTATTACTTGAGGCAGGAAATCGAGTTGGTGATTCATGGAGAAATAGATATGATTCTTTACAGCTTTTTACCCCAAGGTCTTACAGTAGCTTGCCAGGTATGGCGTTAATAGGTGAAAAAAATGAATTTCCATATAAAGATGAAATTGCAACTTATTTAGAAGAATATGCAAGACATTTTCAATTACCGGTACAATTGCAAACTGAAGTTTTAAAAATAAGAAAAGAGAAAGGAATATTTGAATTACATACTTCTACAGAGATTCTACAAACGAAAAAAGTTATTATCGCAACAGGTGGTTTTCAGCAACCATTTATTCCCTCAGTTTCAGCAAATCTATCATCACATGTTTTTCAAATACATTCATCACAATATAAATCACCATCGCAAATTCCACAGGGGAAAGTACTAGTAGTAGGTGGCGGGAATTCAGGTATGCAAATTGCAGTAGAATTTGCAAAGACTCATGAAGTTACAATGTCTATTAGTCATCCTTTAACGTTTTTACCGTTACATCTTTTTAGAAAAAGTATTTTCAATTGGTTAGACAAATTGGGTCTATTGTACGCTGAAGTAAATACAAAGAGGGGAAAATGGTTTCAGAAAAGAAAGGATCCCATTTTTGGATTTGAAGGTAAGGAACTCATTCGTAATGGAGCAATACAACTACAGGAAAAAGTGGTTAGTGCATCAGAAAATAATATTATGTTTCAGAACGGTGAAACATATAGTGCAGAAAGTATTATATGGTCAACAGGTTTTATTCAGAATTATAACTGGATTGAAATAGAAAAGGTGGTAAATGAGAATGGATTGCCTAATCATATAAAGGGAATAAGTCCAGTAAGAGGATTATATTATATCGGCTTGCCATGGCAATCTCAAAGAGGTTCTGCACTTATTTGTGGTGTAGGAAAGGATGCAGCATATTTGCTTTCTGAAATCAAAAAAATAGATCAGTAG
- a CDS encoding glyoxalase superfamily protein encodes MITPIFRIFDIEKAKLFYVGFLGFKLDWEHRYEEHMPLYMQISLHDAVMHLSEHHGDASPGGAIRIKIDDVKDYHSVLLSKEYAYSKPNIEKTPWGTIELTVIDPFSNRIIFYEERV; translated from the coding sequence ATGATAACACCTATATTTAGAATTTTTGATATTGAAAAAGCAAAGCTATTTTACGTAGGTTTTTTAGGATTTAAACTGGATTGGGAACATCGTTATGAGGAACATATGCCATTATATATGCAAATTTCGTTACATGATGCTGTGATGCATTTATCAGAACATCATGGTGATGCCTCACCAGGTGGTGCGATTCGGATCAAAATAGATGATGTAAAGGATTATCATTCTGTATTATTAAGTAAAGAATATGCTTATTCGAAGCCGAATATAGAAAAAACACCTTGGGGTACAATTGAATTAACTGTGATTGATCCGTTTTCAAATAGAATTATATTTTATGAGGAGAGGGTTTAG
- a CDS encoding cyclic nucleotide-binding domain-containing protein, with protein MKKVCNSIKLAEYMKQNNIDSFFSNDMNPYMELIFFKKNEFICRENEEIDYLYFFVEGKAKAFNTLSNGKSVLLCFYDSLQLLGDVELIHSQKTASNVQVMADSYCVGLPLGKVRNQLFHDAKFLRCICGSLAHKLNRLSKNSTINLLYPLENRLASYMLAAGERAVQHGNRIVFSGNLTETAELLGTSYRHLLRTLNIFCDKEIIKKNNGCFEVVNVDVLRELAADVYK; from the coding sequence ATGAAGAAAGTATGTAATTCTATTAAATTAGCAGAGTATATGAAACAAAATAATATTGACTCCTTTTTTAGTAATGATATGAATCCGTATATGGAACTTATATTTTTTAAAAAGAATGAGTTTATTTGTAGAGAAAATGAAGAGATAGACTATTTATATTTTTTCGTTGAAGGAAAAGCGAAGGCATTTAATACATTAAGTAACGGTAAATCTGTATTATTATGCTTTTATGATAGTTTGCAGCTGTTAGGAGATGTGGAGTTAATTCATTCGCAAAAGACAGCTTCAAACGTACAAGTAATGGCAGATTCATATTGTGTTGGTTTGCCTTTAGGAAAAGTGAGAAATCAACTATTTCATGATGCAAAATTTTTACGATGTATTTGCGGATCATTAGCACATAAGTTAAATCGACTTTCCAAAAATAGTACAATTAATTTATTGTATCCGCTTGAAAATAGACTTGCGAGTTACATGTTAGCAGCAGGAGAACGGGCAGTACAGCACGGAAATAGAATTGTATTTAGTGGGAATTTAACGGAAACAGCGGAATTGTTAGGAACGAGTTATCGACACTTATTACGAACGTTGAATATCTTTTGTGATAAAGAGATTATAAAGAAAAACAATGGTTGCTTTGAAGTAGTGAATGTGGATGTTTTGAGAGAATTGGCAGCAGATGTTTATAAATAG
- a CDS encoding DMT family transporter produces MKYKGDITLYNFLSVFIGVLIAVMLPLNGILSELIGKYTASVVIHLVGLIAVIFVLIINKHKIRFDKGIPLFLYSAGAIGVFTVLFNNISFSVLGASITIALSLLGQSIASIVIDHFGLLGMKVAKFEKKKLIGLCFISSGIIIMTIY; encoded by the coding sequence ATGAAATATAAAGGGGATATTACATTGTATAACTTTCTTTCTGTCTTTATTGGTGTGCTCATCGCCGTTATGCTTCCATTGAATGGGATTTTATCTGAGTTAATTGGCAAGTATACAGCAAGTGTTGTCATTCACCTTGTCGGTTTAATTGCAGTTATTTTCGTTTTAATCATAAACAAACATAAAATTCGTTTCGATAAAGGGATTCCACTTTTTTTATACAGTGCTGGAGCGATTGGAGTATTCACTGTTCTTTTTAATAATATAAGTTTCTCCGTCCTTGGTGCCTCTATTACAATCGCATTAAGTTTACTTGGTCAGTCCATTGCTTCCATCGTTATTGATCATTTTGGCTTATTAGGAATGAAAGTTGCTAAATTTGAAAAGAAAAAACTAATTGGATTATGTTTCATCTCTTCTGGAATTATAATTATGACAATTTATTAA
- a CDS encoding DMT family transporter, with amino-acid sequence MLYVTIAILAGVSIVVARIINANLAKEIGNWEGTFFNYITGLFFSMLFLMFSSDSLYIPMHTLQSIPIAVYLGGLVGVIVISLSNYITPKISAFYLTLLIFIGQLFAGTIIDFFLTNELSTGKIIGGIFVIIGLTYNLLIDRPIKTVKHNHVQL; translated from the coding sequence ATGTTATATGTTACGATCGCTATTTTAGCTGGTGTTTCTATCGTCGTTGCTAGAATTATTAACGCAAATTTAGCAAAAGAAATTGGCAATTGGGAAGGTACATTTTTTAATTATATTACTGGCTTATTTTTCTCTATGTTATTTTTAATGTTCAGTTCAGATTCATTGTACATTCCAATGCATACGTTACAGTCCATTCCTATCGCTGTATATTTAGGCGGATTAGTAGGCGTTATTGTTATTTCATTATCCAACTATATTACTCCTAAAATATCAGCATTTTATTTAACGTTACTCATCTTTATCGGACAATTATTTGCAGGAACTATCATTGATTTCTTCCTAACAAATGAACTCTCAACTGGAAAGATTATCGGTGGTATTTTCGTAATAATTGGGCTTACTTACAATTTACTCATTGATCGCCCAATAAAAACAGTGAAACATAACCACGTTCAACTATAA
- the aiiA gene encoding quorum-quenching N-acyl homoserine lactonase AiiA, whose product MTVKKLYFIPAGRCMLDHSSVNSTIAPGNLLNLPVWCYLLETEEGPILVDTGMPESAVNNEGLFNGTFVEGQILPKMTEEDRIVNILKRVGYEPDDLLYIISSHLHFDHAGGNGAFTNTPIIVQRTEYEAALHREEYMKECILPHLNYKIIEGDYEVVPGVQLLYTPGHSPGHQSLFIETEQSGSILLTIDASYTKENFEDEVPFAGFDPELALSSIKRLKEVVAKEKPIIFFGHDIEQEKGCKVFPEYI is encoded by the coding sequence ATGACAGTAAAGAAGCTTTATTTCATCCCAGCAGGTCGTTGTATGTTAGATCATTCTTCTGTTAATAGTACAATCGCGCCGGGAAATTTATTGAACTTACCTGTATGGTGTTATCTTTTGGAGACGGAAGAAGGTCCCATTTTAGTAGACACAGGTATGCCAGAAAGTGCAGTTAATAATGAAGGGCTTTTTAACGGTACATTTGTTGAAGGGCAGATTTTACCGAAAATGACTGAAGAAGATAGAATCGTAAATATATTAAAGCGTGTAGGGTATGAGCCGGACGACCTTTTATATATTATTAGTTCTCACTTACATTTTGATCATGCAGGAGGAAACGGTGCTTTTACAAATACACCGATTATTGTGCAACGAACGGAATATGAGGCAGCACTTCATAGAGAAGAATATATGAAAGAATGTATATTACCGCATTTGAACTACAAAATTATTGAAGGGGATTATGAAGTGGTACCAGGTGTTCAATTATTGTATACGCCAGGCCATTCTCCAGGCCATCAGTCGCTATTCATTGAGACGGAGCAATCCGGTTCAATTTTATTGACGATTGATGCATCTTATACGAAAGAAAATTTTGAAGATGAAGTGCCGTTCGCAGGATTTGATCCAGAATTAGCTTTATCTTCAATTAAACGTTTAAAAGAAGTTGTGGCGAAAGAGAAACCAATTATTTTCTTTGGCCATGATATAGAGCAGGAAAAGGGTTGTAAAGTGTTCCCGGAATATATATAG
- a CDS encoding zinc-binding alcohol dehydrogenase family protein: protein MKAIGLHEYLPIEEENSLIDMEIERPVATGRDILVKINAISVNPVDTKVRSPKDKKEEVAKILGWDASGVVVQTGESCTLFKEGDEVFYAGSITKQGTYSEYHLVDERIVGKKPKTLSNAESAALPLTAITAWEGLFERLGIDYNKKDTNSFKNILIIGGAGGVGSIAIQLAKWAGLNVITTASRNETIHWVEKFGADYIINHHQPLQDQILEFGIKDVDYIFCLNNTDQHWQAICELIKPQGKICSIVENEHPLEMGILKSKSATFVWEFMFTKAMYETGDMITQHELLNKVSELLDEGILKTTLNETFTPINAQNVKKAHALLESGSTIGKIVLEKF, encoded by the coding sequence ATGAAAGCAATTGGTTTACATGAATATTTACCTATTGAAGAAGAAAACAGTTTAATTGATATGGAAATTGAAAGACCTGTTGCTACAGGAAGAGATATACTCGTTAAAATTAACGCTATTTCCGTTAATCCAGTTGATACAAAAGTTCGCTCTCCGAAAGATAAAAAAGAAGAAGTAGCGAAAATACTTGGCTGGGATGCGAGTGGTGTTGTTGTACAAACCGGCGAAAGTTGTACGTTATTTAAAGAAGGCGATGAAGTGTTTTACGCTGGAAGCATTACGAAACAAGGTACATATAGTGAATACCACCTAGTTGATGAAAGAATTGTTGGTAAAAAACCAAAAACGTTAAGTAATGCTGAATCAGCAGCACTTCCGTTAACAGCTATTACAGCTTGGGAAGGTTTATTTGAACGTTTAGGTATTGATTATAATAAGAAAGATACGAACTCCTTTAAAAACATTTTAATTATAGGCGGTGCTGGTGGTGTAGGTTCAATTGCCATTCAACTTGCGAAATGGGCTGGACTAAATGTTATCACAACTGCATCCCGCAATGAAACGATACACTGGGTTGAAAAATTTGGTGCCGATTATATTATTAACCATCACCAACCTTTACAAGATCAAATATTAGAATTCGGGATAAAAGATGTAGATTATATTTTTTGCTTAAACAATACAGATCAGCATTGGCAAGCAATATGTGAGCTCATTAAACCACAAGGAAAAATTTGCTCTATCGTAGAAAATGAACACCCTCTTGAAATGGGTATTTTAAAAAGTAAAAGTGCTACATTCGTTTGGGAGTTTATGTTCACAAAAGCGATGTATGAAACTGGCGATATGATTACGCAGCACGAATTATTAAATAAAGTAAGTGAACTATTAGATGAAGGTATTTTAAAGACTACATTAAATGAAACATTCACACCAATTAACGCTCAAAATGTAAAAAAAGCACATGCTCTGCTTGAAAGCGGAAGTACAATTGGGAAAATCGTTTTAGAAAAGTTTTAA
- a CDS encoding amino acid permease: MANKELKRGLEARHIQMIALGGTIGVGLFMGSASTIKWTGPSVMLAYAIAGIFIFFIMRAMGEMLYMEPSTGSFATFGHKYIHPLAGYMTAWSNWFQWVIVGMSEIIAVGAYMQYWFPDLPAWIPGVIAMVILGAANLISVKSFGEFEFWFAMIKIVTILLMIIAGFGLIFFGIGNGGEAIGISNLWSNGGFFTGGFSGFFFALSLVVGAYQGVELIGITAGEAKDPKKTLTRAIQSTIWRILIFYIGAIFVIVTVYPWDQLSTIGSPFVATFAKVGITAAAGLINFVVITAAMSGCNSGIYSAGRMLYTLGVNGQAPKYFTKLSGNGVPLFGTVGVIIGLAVGVVLSYIAPKNLFVYVYSASVLPGMVPWFVILISQINFRKEKGAEMKDHPFKMPFAPVTNYLTIAFLIMVLVGMWFNDDTRISLVVGIVFLAIVTISFYAFGIGKRPPLDVPNDQEISSK; this comes from the coding sequence GTGGCAAACAAAGAATTGAAAAGAGGTTTAGAAGCACGTCATATTCAAATGATTGCTTTAGGCGGAACGATTGGTGTTGGTTTGTTTATGGGGTCAGCCAGCACAATTAAATGGACAGGTCCGTCAGTTATGCTTGCGTATGCAATTGCAGGTATTTTTATCTTCTTCATCATGCGTGCCATGGGAGAAATGTTGTATATGGAGCCAAGTACAGGTTCATTTGCGACATTCGGTCATAAGTATATTCATCCGCTAGCTGGTTATATGACAGCGTGGAGCAACTGGTTCCAGTGGGTTATCGTTGGGATGTCAGAGATTATCGCGGTTGGAGCGTATATGCAATATTGGTTCCCGGATTTACCAGCTTGGATACCAGGTGTAATCGCAATGGTTATTCTTGGCGCAGCTAACTTAATTTCTGTTAAGTCATTTGGTGAATTTGAATTTTGGTTTGCGATGATTAAAATCGTTACGATTCTATTAATGATTATTGCGGGATTTGGACTTATTTTCTTTGGAATTGGTAACGGCGGAGAAGCGATTGGCATATCGAATCTTTGGTCAAATGGCGGTTTCTTTACAGGTGGTTTTTCTGGATTCTTCTTTGCATTATCACTTGTAGTTGGAGCGTATCAAGGTGTGGAATTAATCGGTATTACTGCTGGTGAAGCGAAGGATCCGAAGAAGACACTTACAAGAGCGATTCAAAGTACAATTTGGCGTATTTTAATTTTCTACATCGGTGCGATTTTCGTTATTGTAACTGTGTATCCGTGGGATCAATTAAGTACAATTGGAAGTCCATTCGTAGCAACTTTTGCGAAAGTTGGTATTACGGCTGCTGCGGGATTAATTAACTTTGTTGTTATCACAGCAGCAATGTCTGGTTGTAATAGTGGTATTTATAGTGCTGGTCGTATGCTATATACGTTAGGTGTAAATGGACAAGCACCGAAATATTTCACGAAACTTTCTGGAAATGGTGTACCTTTATTCGGTACAGTTGGCGTAATTATCGGTTTAGCGGTCGGTGTAGTTCTAAGTTATATTGCACCAAAAAACTTATTCGTATATGTATATAGTGCGAGTGTACTTCCTGGTATGGTACCATGGTTTGTCATTTTAATTAGCCAAATTAATTTTAGAAAAGAAAAGGGAGCAGAGATGAAAGATCATCCGTTCAAAATGCCGTTTGCTCCTGTTACAAACTATTTAACAATTGCCTTTTTAATTATGGTATTAGTCGGAATGTGGTTTAACGATGATACGCGTATTTCATTAGTTGTAGGTATTGTTTTCTTAGCTATCGTAACAATTAGTTTCTATGCTTTCGGAATAGGGAAACGACCTCCGTTAGATGTTCCAAATGATCAAGAGATTTCAAGCAAATAA
- a CDS encoding multidrug effflux MFS transporter yields the protein MKKVSVPSLLLMIILVAFPQISETIYTPSLPDISKALHVSNNEVQLTLSVYFAGFALGVFFIGWLSDIIGRRPAMLFGIVVYGIGSFLCFIANSIEVLLVSRFIQAFGASAGSVVTQTILRESVEGHKRHVMFAQISAVIAFTPAIGPLIGGFLDQMFGFKIVFLSLVVMSVGIFLYTFVSLPETKTSSVTNKINVFSVLKRLITNPKVVTYGLLIGGANGVLFSYYAEAPFIFIEYFRLSPSMYGFLGIVVASASIIGAKVSKRLLATYKPEKIIYIGCLVMVVGAVALSLITSVGSNPNIIYMVGFLVAMFILLLGIGVALPNCLSLALVDFQDVIGTAGALFSLGYYVIVTITIWGMSQLHTGSLLVMPLYFLAIVVIMMVFTKVFVLGKQTSKTI from the coding sequence ATGAAAAAAGTCTCAGTACCATCACTTTTATTAATGATTATTCTTGTCGCATTTCCGCAAATTAGTGAAACGATTTATACACCGTCTTTACCAGACATTTCAAAGGCGCTGCACGTAAGTAATAATGAGGTACAGTTAACACTTAGTGTGTATTTTGCTGGATTTGCTTTAGGTGTATTTTTTATTGGATGGCTATCGGATATAATTGGCCGTCGTCCGGCAATGTTATTTGGAATTGTTGTATATGGCATTGGGAGTTTCTTATGCTTTATTGCAAATTCCATTGAAGTTTTATTAGTAAGTCGTTTTATTCAAGCATTTGGAGCAAGTGCAGGATCAGTTGTGACGCAAACGATTCTTCGTGAAAGTGTAGAAGGGCATAAGAGGCATGTTATGTTTGCTCAAATCTCGGCAGTCATTGCTTTTACACCAGCGATAGGGCCATTAATTGGTGGATTTCTTGATCAAATGTTTGGATTTAAAATAGTATTTTTAAGTTTAGTAGTTATGAGTGTCGGAATTTTTCTGTATACGTTTGTTTCTCTTCCAGAAACAAAAACGAGCTCAGTAACAAATAAAATAAATGTTTTTTCAGTATTGAAAAGATTAATTACAAATCCGAAAGTAGTAACATATGGGCTATTAATTGGAGGTGCAAATGGTGTTTTATTTAGCTATTATGCAGAAGCACCGTTTATCTTTATTGAATACTTTCGATTATCGCCTAGTATGTATGGATTTTTAGGAATTGTTGTTGCTTCTGCTTCTATTATTGGAGCGAAAGTTTCAAAACGATTGCTTGCAACTTATAAACCAGAGAAAATTATATATATCGGTTGTCTTGTAATGGTAGTTGGAGCAGTCGCTTTATCTCTTATTACTTCAGTTGGATCAAATCCAAACATAATATATATGGTCGGATTTTTAGTAGCGATGTTTATATTGCTATTAGGAATTGGAGTAGCATTACCTAACTGTTTAAGTTTAGCATTAGTAGATTTTCAAGATGTCATTGGTACAGCGGGTGCATTGTTTAGCCTAGGGTACTATGTAATTGTAACGATAACAATTTGGGGAATGAGTCAACTTCATACGGGCTCGTTACTGGTGATGCCACTTTATTTTCTAGCTATAGTAGTTATCATGATGGTGTTTACTAAAGTGTTTGTTTTAGGTAAACAAACTTCAAAAACGATTTAA
- a CDS encoding DUF5823 family protein — MIEILRTILNFLISLFSGELPIVYYVWIIALFVIQMIQATLSYKFFKKKDNFSTYISTELFAFIILLFGGMLISKLLAYIIDDPTISMTNVTHYFISLIILTIFVATGFIKDFLQTSIKNKNIFLFTILVISLITSILSFKFLPPLIEGPFSLSKSFITTLIIIVLGLIALLISLEEKYADEKETENL; from the coding sequence ATGATTGAAATTTTAAGGACAATATTAAACTTCCTAATCTCTCTATTCTCAGGAGAATTACCAATTGTATATTATGTATGGATTATCGCTTTATTTGTCATTCAAATGATCCAGGCTACTCTCAGCTATAAGTTCTTTAAAAAGAAAGATAATTTCAGCACTTATATATCAACAGAATTATTCGCTTTCATCATTCTATTGTTTGGCGGTATGTTAATATCTAAGTTACTTGCCTATATCATAGATGACCCTACTATTAGTATGACAAATGTAACACATTATTTTATTTCTCTGATCATACTAACTATATTTGTCGCTACAGGTTTTATTAAAGATTTTCTACAAACATCTATAAAAAATAAAAATATATTTCTTTTCACCATTTTAGTAATTTCCTTAATAACTAGTATACTTTCATTCAAGTTTTTACCACCTTTAATTGAAGGTCCTTTCTCTCTTTCTAAATCTTTTATAACCACTTTAATTATTATAGTACTCGGGTTAATTGCTCTACTAATTTCTTTAGAGGAAAAATATGCAGATGAAAAAGAAACGGAAAATTTATAG